A single region of the Actinoplanes sp. SE50/110 genome encodes:
- a CDS encoding GNAT family N-acetyltransferase: MDGIDIRRGSSADIPAVCDLIGIVFHEDLTDEGRQDEAEVFEPDRSLIADDRGVVAGHTLTHSRHLTVPGGVLPAAHISSVGVLPTHRRRGILTALMRRQLTEIAAGPEPIAVLWASETSIYPRFGYGLAAHRFKLSIENREVRLPDRPAGRLRMGDPGDLRDDLVKMYDAIRPQRVGWSDRDDRWWRHVLRDMESHRGGATRRRAVVHDGADGSPTGYALWRVKPRSTAHGPACEVQVREVVAADPQTYLALWRFLLSIDLSRTVTFDLAAVDEPLQYLVDEPRRLGPEFSDSLFVRLTDLPAALAGRRYAAPVDVVLEVDDPVLPANAGRWRLTGGPDSATCVRTGDPADTVCSVTDLGAAYLGGTSLSALAAAGRVRQLTANDPGVAFGWHRAPSVTETF, translated from the coding sequence ATGGACGGCATTGACATCCGGCGAGGTTCCAGCGCCGACATCCCCGCGGTCTGCGACCTGATCGGCATCGTGTTCCACGAGGATCTCACCGACGAGGGCAGACAGGACGAGGCCGAGGTCTTCGAGCCGGACCGGTCGCTGATCGCCGACGACCGGGGCGTGGTGGCCGGGCACACGCTGACGCATTCGCGGCATCTCACGGTGCCCGGCGGGGTGCTGCCGGCTGCGCACATCTCCAGCGTCGGGGTGCTGCCGACGCACCGGCGGCGGGGCATCCTGACCGCGCTGATGCGCCGCCAGCTCACCGAGATCGCGGCCGGGCCGGAGCCCATCGCGGTGCTCTGGGCGAGCGAGACCTCGATCTATCCGCGGTTCGGCTACGGCCTGGCCGCCCACCGGTTCAAGCTCTCGATCGAGAACCGCGAGGTCCGGCTGCCGGACCGGCCGGCCGGCCGGCTCCGGATGGGTGACCCGGGCGACCTGCGTGACGATCTCGTCAAGATGTACGACGCGATCCGCCCGCAGCGGGTCGGCTGGTCGGACCGCGACGACCGCTGGTGGCGCCACGTGCTGCGGGACATGGAGTCGCACCGTGGCGGCGCCACCCGGCGGCGCGCGGTGGTCCACGACGGCGCGGACGGCAGCCCGACCGGTTATGCGCTGTGGCGGGTCAAGCCCCGCTCGACCGCCCACGGCCCGGCCTGCGAGGTGCAGGTCCGCGAGGTGGTCGCCGCCGACCCGCAGACGTATCTGGCGCTCTGGCGCTTCCTGCTGAGCATCGATCTGAGCCGCACCGTCACCTTCGACCTGGCCGCGGTCGACGAGCCGCTGCAGTACCTGGTGGACGAGCCGCGCCGGCTCGGTCCCGAGTTCTCCGACTCGCTGTTCGTCCGCCTGACCGACCTGCCGGCCGCGCTGGCCGGCCGGCGGTACGCCGCCCCGGTCGACGTGGTGCTGGAGGTCGACGATCCGGTCCTGCCGGCCAACGCCGGGCGTTGGCGGCTCACCGGCGGCCCGGATTCGGCGACCTGCGTGCGGACCGGCGACCCGGCCGACACGGTGTGCTCGGTGACCGATCTGGGCGCGGCCTACCTGGGCGGCACCTCGCTGTCCGCGCTCGCGGCGGCCGGCCGGGTACGGCAGCTGACCGCCAACGATCCGGGCGTGGCGTTCGGCTGGCACCGGGCGCCCAGCGTGACCGAGACGTTCTGA
- a CDS encoding molybdopterin-dependent oxidoreductase encodes MRIHGIVDLSPADLLRRPLIERDITLTGVSGEVAGTARGLGAPPAALLREAGVRAGADRILARSADGMTVGTSLSTALDGRDTMPAVGMNGEPLPLDPAYPSGSRRPAPHRSRTG; translated from the coding sequence CTGCGCATCCACGGCATAGTCGACCTGTCGCCGGCCGACCTGCTGCGCCGGCCACTGATCGAACGCGACATCACCCTCACCGGTGTCTCCGGTGAGGTCGCCGGCACGGCCCGTGGCCTCGGGGCGCCGCCGGCCGCGCTGCTGCGCGAGGCCGGAGTGCGGGCCGGCGCGGACCGGATCCTCGCCCGCTCCGCCGACGGCATGACGGTCGGCACATCGCTGAGCACCGCGCTGGACGGGCGCGACACCATGCCCGCCGTCGGCATGAACGGCGAGCCCCTCCCCCTCGACCCGGCTTACCCGTCCGGCAGCCGGAGGCCCGCGCCGCACCGTTCCCGGACGGGGTGA
- a CDS encoding SRPBCC domain-containing protein — MSETKVFRIWIKATPERIWQAITDPEWNAKYGYATPQYFELTKGGRYHSTANQGMLDYAAAQGFELPDPILDGEVLEAEAPRRLVQTWRMLMDPGTAAEGFTTLTYEIEDSAPGVCRVTITHDVTDAPAVGAMVSGNPDPAAEGGGGWAWVLSDLKSLLETGKVLADA; from the coding sequence ATGAGCGAGACCAAGGTGTTCCGGATCTGGATCAAAGCCACGCCGGAGCGGATCTGGCAGGCGATCACCGACCCGGAGTGGAACGCGAAGTACGGCTATGCCACCCCGCAGTACTTCGAGCTGACCAAGGGCGGCCGATACCACTCCACGGCCAACCAGGGGATGCTGGACTACGCCGCGGCGCAGGGATTCGAGCTGCCCGACCCGATTCTGGACGGCGAGGTGCTGGAGGCGGAGGCCCCGCGCCGGCTCGTGCAGACCTGGCGGATGCTGATGGATCCGGGCACCGCGGCCGAGGGGTTCACCACGCTGACCTACGAGATCGAGGATTCGGCGCCCGGTGTCTGCCGGGTGACCATCACGCACGACGTGACGGACGCGCCGGCGGTGGGCGCCATGGTGTCCGGCAACCCGGACCCGGCGGCCGAGGGCGGCGGCGGCTGGGCGTGGGTGCTCAGCGACCTCAAGTCGTTGCTGGAGACCGGCAAGGTGCTGGCTGACGCCTGA
- a CDS encoding fasciclin domain-containing protein yields MRATKLTALAAATVFAISLAACGSDSDSNSGSGTAAAPATTAAMPSAAPSMATDPTVNFGPGCAAVPADPSNAGSFQAMAKVPVATAASGNPLLSTLVSAVKQAGLVDSLNSADGITVFAPTNDAFAKIPEATLKKVLADKKTLTSILTYHVAKGKLTPADLAGSHETLQGGKLTVTGSGEDFKVDGTASVICGNVQTANANVYIIDSVLMPKK; encoded by the coding sequence ATGCGCGCAACGAAGCTCACCGCCCTGGCCGCCGCGACCGTCTTCGCGATCTCGTTGGCGGCCTGCGGGAGTGACTCGGACAGCAACAGCGGCAGCGGCACGGCGGCGGCCCCGGCGACCACCGCCGCCATGCCCAGCGCGGCCCCGAGCATGGCCACCGACCCGACGGTCAACTTCGGTCCCGGCTGCGCCGCGGTGCCCGCCGACCCGTCGAACGCGGGCAGCTTCCAGGCCATGGCCAAGGTGCCGGTCGCGACCGCCGCCTCCGGCAACCCGCTGCTGTCCACCCTGGTCAGCGCGGTCAAGCAGGCCGGGCTCGTCGACTCGCTGAACTCGGCTGACGGGATCACCGTCTTCGCGCCCACCAACGACGCCTTCGCCAAGATCCCGGAGGCGACGCTGAAGAAGGTCCTCGCCGACAAGAAGACGCTGACCAGCATCCTCACCTACCACGTGGCCAAGGGGAAGCTCACCCCCGCCGACCTGGCCGGCAGCCACGAGACCCTGCAGGGTGGCAAGCTCACCGTCACCGGCAGCGGCGAAGACTTCAAGGTCGACGGCACCGCCTCGGTGATCTGCGGCAACGTGCAGACCGCGAATGCCAACGTCTACATCATCGACTCCGTCCTGATGCCGAAGAAGTGA
- a CDS encoding glycosyltransferase family 2 protein — MRDPRVGVVVITWQRREEALACVERLLALPEQPPVVLVDNGSTDGTAGAVRAAFPQVDVIAAGRNLGAVGRNLGVRRLTTPYVAFCDDDTWWRPGSLARAADLLDAHPRLAVVNARIVVEPSGAEDPIVAELRDSPVPAPDWLPGPALGSFLAGASVLRRDAFQQAGGFSARLWLGGEEELLATDLVSAGWELCYREDLTVHHHASKLRDATHRRRVGLRNTLWFTWLRRPLAPAVRRTLFLARTVPRDRTSLLAACDAARGLGWLLAERRARPHRVEVRLASLDEAQRRSAARRYVG, encoded by the coding sequence GTGAGAGATCCACGGGTCGGCGTCGTCGTCATCACCTGGCAGCGGCGCGAGGAGGCGCTGGCCTGCGTCGAGCGGCTGCTGGCCCTGCCCGAGCAGCCGCCCGTCGTGCTGGTCGACAACGGCTCGACGGACGGGACCGCCGGCGCGGTCCGCGCTGCCTTTCCCCAGGTCGACGTCATCGCCGCGGGCCGCAACCTGGGCGCGGTCGGTCGCAATCTGGGGGTCCGCCGGTTGACCACCCCGTACGTGGCTTTCTGCGACGACGACACGTGGTGGCGGCCCGGCTCGCTCGCCCGTGCCGCCGACCTGCTCGACGCCCACCCGCGGCTGGCCGTGGTCAACGCCCGGATCGTGGTCGAGCCGTCCGGCGCCGAGGACCCGATCGTCGCCGAGCTGCGCGACTCACCGGTGCCCGCCCCGGACTGGCTGCCCGGCCCGGCGCTGGGCAGCTTCCTGGCCGGCGCCTCGGTGCTGCGGCGCGACGCGTTCCAGCAGGCCGGCGGGTTCAGCGCCCGGCTCTGGCTGGGCGGTGAGGAGGAGCTGCTCGCCACCGACCTGGTCAGCGCCGGCTGGGAACTCTGCTACCGCGAGGATCTGACCGTGCACCACCACGCGTCGAAACTGCGGGACGCCACCCACCGGCGGCGGGTCGGGCTGCGCAACACCCTCTGGTTCACCTGGCTGCGGCGACCGCTGGCCCCCGCCGTACGCCGGACCCTCTTTCTGGCCCGGACCGTGCCCCGCGACCGGACCTCGCTGCTCGCGGCCTGCGACGCGGCCCGCGGCCTGGGCTGGCTGCTCGCCGAGCGGCGGGCCCGCCCGCACCGGGTCGAGGTGCGCCTCGCGTCGTTGGACGAGGCGCAGCGGCGCTCGGCGGCCCGTCGATACGTCGGCTGA
- a CDS encoding MFS transporter, translated as MASTGARRVSLLAFATLFVVGTDTFLVAPLLPTLSQAFGVGTGVSGWMVSAYALGYAGLALFAGPFSDGRDRRAVLLGGLLAFAVTTALCGFAQGFWSMLLFRFLAGVSAAFVTPQIWASIPVLVAPEVVLRTMGFATAGLSIAQVVGVPVGSWLAAVSWHTPFWVVAGASVLLWLALARLFPSVGSPSAGGIRQTYAAVLRDRTLVLYLLAYLVFQTGNFEAFSFIGSWLTRDFRLGVAEVGTAMIALGLGNTAGALFGSRLVRRIGQRTALLTAYAILMLCYAMLPFAPGLGIAVTLLTVIFLVGGFIFPVFMTMLQSRATAARGTVSSLSNAAMYAGSTVGGVAGGVLLAGVAGFHGVAAFTVVAYAVSLGVFAAAGALKRQPSPGSAARETAAPAPRCGPSRNDACRTAGSA; from the coding sequence ATGGCATCGACCGGGGCGCGCAGGGTGTCGTTACTGGCGTTCGCGACGCTGTTCGTGGTGGGAACGGACACCTTTCTGGTGGCGCCACTGCTGCCGACCCTCTCCCAGGCATTCGGCGTCGGCACCGGTGTCTCGGGGTGGATGGTGAGCGCGTATGCGCTCGGCTATGCCGGGCTGGCCCTGTTCGCCGGCCCGTTCTCCGACGGACGGGACCGGCGCGCCGTGCTGCTCGGCGGGCTGCTGGCGTTTGCGGTGACGACCGCGCTGTGCGGATTCGCGCAGGGTTTCTGGAGCATGCTCCTGTTCCGGTTCCTGGCCGGGGTGAGCGCCGCCTTCGTGACCCCGCAGATCTGGGCGTCCATTCCGGTGCTGGTGGCGCCGGAGGTCGTGCTCCGGACGATGGGATTCGCGACGGCCGGGCTGTCGATCGCGCAGGTGGTCGGCGTTCCGGTCGGGAGCTGGCTGGCCGCGGTGTCGTGGCATACGCCGTTCTGGGTGGTGGCCGGGGCGTCGGTGCTCCTGTGGCTGGCGCTGGCGCGGCTCTTCCCGTCGGTAGGGTCACCGTCGGCGGGCGGGATCCGACAGACCTACGCTGCCGTGCTGCGGGATCGGACGCTCGTGCTCTACCTGCTGGCCTACCTGGTCTTCCAGACCGGCAACTTCGAGGCGTTCTCGTTCATCGGATCGTGGCTCACCCGTGACTTCCGGCTCGGGGTCGCCGAGGTGGGCACCGCGATGATCGCGCTCGGTCTCGGCAACACGGCCGGAGCGCTGTTCGGCAGCCGGCTGGTGCGACGGATCGGGCAACGCACGGCGCTGCTCACCGCGTACGCCATCCTGATGCTGTGCTATGCGATGCTGCCGTTCGCGCCGGGTCTGGGCATCGCGGTGACGCTGTTGACGGTGATCTTCCTGGTGGGTGGCTTCATCTTCCCGGTCTTCATGACGATGCTGCAGTCGCGGGCCACGGCGGCGCGCGGCACCGTGTCGTCGCTGTCGAACGCCGCGATGTACGCCGGATCGACGGTGGGCGGCGTGGCCGGCGGGGTGCTGCTGGCCGGCGTCGCCGGGTTCCATGGGGTCGCGGCGTTCACCGTCGTCGCGTACGCGGTGTCCCTCGGTGTGTTCGCCGCGGCCGGCGCCCTCAAGCGGCAGCCGTCACCAGGCTCAGCAGCCCGGGAAACCGCCGCTCCAGCTCCTCGGTGCGGACCTTCACGAAACGATGCGTGCCGGACAGCCGGGTCTGCGTGA
- the sigK gene encoding ECF RNA polymerase sigma factor SigK: MVERGTSRRAEHLTPVAQPETEAPPVLADELLRAVGRGDEQAFGRLYDLVAPRVYGLIRRVLRDPAQAEEVAQEVLVEVWRTAARFDPARGSATAWVFTIAHRRAVDRVRAEQSASDRTIRAGAAALDTPYDAVADEVSGRLERQQVRRCLDVLTELQRQAVTLAYYQGHSYPQVAELLKTPLPTVKTRMRDGLIRLRDCLGVEVTA, from the coding sequence ATGGTGGAACGCGGCACGAGCCGCCGGGCGGAGCACCTCACGCCGGTGGCCCAACCGGAGACCGAGGCGCCACCGGTGCTGGCCGACGAGCTGTTACGGGCCGTCGGCCGCGGTGACGAGCAGGCCTTCGGGCGACTGTACGACCTGGTGGCCCCCCGGGTGTACGGGCTGATCCGGCGGGTTCTGCGGGATCCGGCGCAGGCCGAGGAGGTGGCGCAGGAGGTGCTGGTCGAGGTGTGGCGCACCGCGGCGCGCTTCGATCCGGCCCGCGGGTCGGCGACCGCCTGGGTGTTCACGATCGCGCACCGACGCGCGGTGGACCGGGTGCGCGCCGAGCAGTCCGCGTCCGACCGGACCATCCGGGCCGGTGCGGCGGCGCTGGACACGCCGTACGACGCGGTGGCCGACGAGGTCTCCGGTCGGCTGGAACGCCAGCAGGTACGGCGCTGCCTGGACGTGCTGACCGAGCTGCAACGGCAGGCGGTGACCCTGGCCTACTACCAGGGTCACTCGTATCCGCAGGTGGCGGAATTGTTGAAGACACCGTTGCCGACGGTGAAGACACGCATGCGCGACGGCCTGATCCGGCTGCGCGACTGCTTGGGCGTGGAGGTGACGGCATGA
- a CDS encoding anti-sigma factor domain-containing protein: MIADIHSLVGAYALDSVDDLERAAFERHIGDCEACRIEVAELRETTARLADSTWSAPPPRLRENVLAAIATTRQAPPLTAATPSRERAATRARMSRRQLFSAAAAVVVAAAGAGTAVYTIQDQRVRDERAAAEADRDLQARVRAILGSPDVVLRGEQLRDGGRVTVAYSRLRDAGVVTLAADGPPSGGRVYQLWTVRSRVPVDEGALPVGQSSVVKIVERMSSAEVVGVSEEPPGGSARPTDMVAGVKTI; this comes from the coding sequence ATGATCGCGGACATTCATTCGCTGGTCGGCGCATACGCGCTCGACTCGGTGGACGATCTGGAACGCGCCGCCTTCGAGCGGCACATCGGCGATTGCGAGGCCTGCCGGATCGAAGTGGCCGAGCTCCGCGAGACGACCGCGCGGCTGGCCGACAGCACCTGGTCGGCGCCGCCGCCGCGGCTGCGGGAGAACGTGCTCGCCGCGATCGCGACGACCCGGCAGGCGCCGCCGCTGACCGCGGCGACGCCGTCCCGCGAACGGGCCGCGACGCGGGCCCGGATGTCCCGGCGCCAGCTGTTCAGTGCCGCGGCCGCCGTCGTGGTCGCGGCCGCCGGGGCCGGCACGGCGGTCTACACGATCCAGGATCAGCGCGTACGCGATGAGCGGGCCGCCGCCGAGGCCGACCGTGACCTGCAGGCACGGGTCCGGGCCATCCTCGGCTCCCCCGACGTGGTGCTGCGCGGCGAGCAGCTGCGGGACGGCGGACGGGTGACCGTGGCGTACTCCCGGCTGCGCGACGCCGGCGTGGTCACCCTCGCGGCTGACGGTCCACCCAGCGGCGGGCGGGTGTACCAGCTCTGGACGGTCCGTTCCCGGGTGCCGGTGGACGAGGGCGCCCTTCCGGTCGGCCAGTCCTCGGTCGTGAAGATCGTCGAGCGCATGTCGTCCGCCGAGGTCGTCGGCGTCTCCGAGGAGCCGCCCGGGGGTTCGGCCCGGCCGACCGACATGGTGGCCGGCGTGAAAACAATCTGA
- a CDS encoding helix-turn-helix transcriptional regulator, whose amino-acid sequence MTDDDRVFKALADPSRRFLLDLLFVRDGRTLTELETELEMTRFGVAKHLRVLEEAGLVVTRRSGREKLHFLNPVPIRQIHDRWIDKYTEHQITTLIDLKRTLEEES is encoded by the coding sequence ATGACGGACGACGATCGGGTGTTCAAGGCGCTGGCCGACCCGAGCCGTCGCTTTCTGCTCGATCTGCTGTTCGTGCGGGACGGTCGCACGCTCACCGAGCTGGAGACCGAGCTGGAGATGACGCGCTTCGGCGTCGCCAAGCATCTGCGGGTGCTGGAGGAGGCGGGACTCGTCGTCACCCGCCGGTCGGGCCGGGAGAAGCTGCACTTTCTCAATCCGGTGCCGATCCGGCAGATCCACGACCGGTGGATCGACAAGTACACCGAGCACCAGATCACCACCCTCATCGACCTGAAGCGCACGCTGGAGGAGGAGTCATGA
- a CDS encoding helix-turn-helix transcriptional regulator, whose protein sequence is MRVLLHPAEEDLRLANVFHALSDPARLEVVRTLIALGTEQSCNSLGEAMARSTLSHHLKVLRESGITQTRLSGTHRFVKVRTEELERRFPGLLSLVTAAA, encoded by the coding sequence ATGCGTGTGCTGCTGCATCCGGCGGAGGAGGACCTCCGGCTGGCGAACGTCTTCCACGCGCTGAGCGATCCGGCCCGGCTGGAGGTCGTCCGGACCCTGATCGCGCTGGGCACCGAACAGTCCTGCAACTCCCTGGGCGAGGCGATGGCCAGGTCCACCCTGTCGCATCACCTGAAGGTGCTGCGCGAATCGGGCATCACGCAGACCCGGCTGTCCGGCACGCATCGTTTCGTGAAGGTCCGCACCGAGGAGCTGGAGCGGCGGTTTCCCGGGCTGCTGAGCCTGGTGACGGCTGCCGCTTGA